One region of Natrinema salaciae genomic DNA includes:
- a CDS encoding PAS domain-containing sensor histidine kinase, with product MSTRAGANDGAFWGDADDDVALDRYRTLVNTIDDGIYQLDADGRFVAVNDVIVEATGYSRDDLLGEHVSFVVDDADAGRIERELANRIDANDDVATFELAVRTADGETIPFEARINLLMEDGEFRGSIGVARDRSEKRYRRETLASAASYESITSIIDNADIGVMVLDESFEIEWADATIEQYFGLDRSALIGRSHREVVDDTLKNRFDDPESFAETVLSAYDDDRDVDRFECHVVAPSSDLEDRWVKYQSKPIESGTFAGGRVELYYDITDQKQSEDALQESEEEFQSLVDAVEEYAIFRLDTTGRVTSWNRGARKIKGYDREEIVGDHFSRFYTDDDRAANVPERNLERALENGSTEDEGWRVREDGTRFWANVTITAVRDDDGTHRGYLKVTRDMTDRRAREQELETELQRILGRISDAFYAVDDEFRLTHVNERAAELLQRPEEELLGEVVWDVFPDLRELETVWDAFHTALKTQEPTSYELYYDTLDFHVEANLYPSETGISVYFRDVTERRERERELEQTERRFEAIFEDPNILVGLLEPDGTVLDINQTAMEYIDADLEDVVGDQFCKTPWWSEGVQPDVRRWTERAAAGEYVNFETDLTRPDGERYTLNGVFRPVTNDDGEVVSLIVSDRDVTERKKRERELEESEQRYRTLAEHFPNGIVTLFDHDLEYTLAAGQGFDKIPPEPADIEGKCFTDAWPTETSDALEPALHDALEGEERSVELEYAGREWVLYSVPITDNRGDVFAGVTMAHDITERKEYQRKLEETIDRLEESNKRLEQFAYAASHDLQEPLRMVSSYLRLIESRYADALDADGEEFLSFAVEGADRMRRMIEGLLTYSRVETQGEPLEPVDLDSVLEGVLADLQLQIEETNAELAVEDLPRVEGDADQLRQVFQNLLANAIEYSGDEPPRIAVDAERRGDQWVISVRDEGIGIDPDDQGRVFEVFQRLHSREEHPGTGIGLALCQRILERHGGDIWVESEPGEGATFSLTLPAVGESAR from the coding sequence ATGAGTACACGAGCGGGCGCGAACGACGGGGCGTTCTGGGGGGACGCTGACGACGACGTCGCGCTCGACCGCTATCGGACGCTCGTCAACACGATCGACGACGGGATCTACCAGCTCGACGCCGACGGACGCTTCGTCGCCGTCAACGACGTCATCGTCGAGGCGACCGGCTATTCGCGCGACGACCTCCTCGGCGAGCACGTCTCGTTCGTGGTCGACGACGCCGACGCCGGCCGCATCGAGCGCGAACTCGCGAACCGGATCGACGCGAACGACGACGTCGCGACGTTCGAACTCGCCGTCCGAACGGCCGACGGCGAGACGATCCCCTTCGAGGCACGGATCAACCTCCTGATGGAAGACGGCGAGTTTCGGGGGTCCATCGGCGTCGCCCGCGACCGCTCCGAGAAACGGTACCGACGGGAAACGCTCGCATCGGCGGCGTCGTACGAGTCGATCACGAGCATCATCGACAACGCCGATATCGGTGTCATGGTCCTCGACGAGTCGTTCGAAATCGAGTGGGCCGACGCGACCATCGAGCAGTATTTCGGTCTCGACCGGTCGGCTCTCATCGGCCGGAGCCACCGCGAGGTCGTCGACGACACCCTCAAGAACCGGTTCGACGATCCCGAGTCGTTCGCGGAGACGGTCCTGTCCGCGTACGACGACGATCGCGACGTCGATCGCTTCGAGTGTCACGTCGTGGCACCCTCGAGCGACCTCGAGGACCGATGGGTGAAATACCAGAGCAAGCCGATCGAGTCGGGGACGTTCGCCGGCGGCCGGGTCGAGCTCTACTACGACATCACCGATCAGAAGCAGTCCGAAGACGCCCTGCAGGAGAGCGAAGAGGAGTTCCAGTCGCTGGTCGACGCCGTCGAGGAGTACGCCATCTTCCGGCTGGACACGACGGGTCGGGTCACCAGCTGGAACAGAGGCGCGCGGAAGATCAAGGGATACGACCGCGAGGAGATCGTCGGCGACCACTTCTCGCGGTTCTACACCGACGACGACCGAGCGGCGAACGTCCCCGAGCGCAACCTCGAGCGGGCCCTCGAGAACGGGTCGACCGAGGACGAGGGATGGCGCGTCCGCGAGGACGGCACGCGGTTCTGGGCGAACGTCACGATCACAGCCGTCCGCGACGACGACGGTACCCATCGGGGCTACCTGAAAGTGACCCGTGATATGACGGATCGGCGAGCACGCGAGCAGGAACTCGAGACCGAGCTCCAGCGCATCCTCGGCAGGATCTCCGACGCCTTCTACGCGGTCGACGACGAGTTCCGGCTCACCCACGTCAACGAGCGCGCCGCGGAACTCCTGCAACGTCCCGAGGAGGAACTGCTCGGGGAGGTCGTCTGGGACGTGTTTCCGGATCTTCGCGAGCTCGAGACCGTCTGGGACGCCTTCCACACGGCGCTGAAAACGCAGGAGCCGACCAGCTACGAGCTCTACTACGACACGCTCGACTTCCACGTCGAGGCGAACCTCTACCCCTCCGAGACCGGCATCTCGGTGTACTTCCGCGACGTCACCGAGCGCAGGGAACGCGAGCGCGAACTCGAGCAGACGGAGCGGCGCTTCGAAGCCATCTTCGAGGATCCGAACATCCTCGTCGGCCTGCTCGAGCCCGACGGGACGGTCCTCGACATCAATCAGACGGCGATGGAGTACATCGACGCCGACCTCGAGGACGTGGTCGGCGACCAGTTCTGTAAGACCCCCTGGTGGAGCGAGGGCGTGCAGCCCGACGTCAGACGGTGGACCGAGCGCGCGGCGGCCGGCGAGTACGTCAACTTCGAAACCGACCTCACTCGGCCGGACGGCGAGCGGTACACGCTCAACGGCGTCTTCAGACCGGTCACGAACGACGACGGCGAGGTCGTCTCGCTCATCGTCTCGGACCGCGACGTCACCGAGCGAAAGAAGCGCGAACGCGAACTCGAGGAGTCCGAACAGCGGTACCGCACCCTCGCGGAGCACTTCCCGAACGGCATCGTCACCCTGTTCGACCACGACCTCGAGTACACGCTGGCGGCGGGGCAGGGCTTCGATAAGATCCCGCCGGAGCCGGCCGACATCGAGGGGAAGTGCTTCACCGACGCCTGGCCGACGGAGACGAGCGACGCGCTCGAACCGGCGCTCCATGACGCCCTCGAGGGCGAGGAGCGGTCGGTCGAACTCGAGTACGCCGGTCGAGAGTGGGTGCTGTATTCGGTCCCGATCACCGACAACCGGGGCGACGTCTTCGCCGGGGTGACGATGGCCCACGACATCACCGAACGAAAGGAGTATCAACGGAAGCTCGAGGAGACCATCGATCGGCTCGAGGAGTCCAACAAGCGGTTAGAGCAGTTCGCCTACGCGGCGAGCCACGACCTGCAGGAGCCCCTGCGGATGGTCTCGAGTTACCTCCGGCTCATCGAGAGCCGCTACGCCGATGCCCTCGACGCGGACGGCGAGGAGTTCCTCTCGTTCGCCGTCGAGGGTGCCGACCGGATGCGCAGGATGATCGAGGGGCTACTGACCTACTCGCGGGTCGAGACCCAGGGCGAGCCGCTCGAACCGGTCGATCTCGACTCGGTCCTCGAGGGCGTGCTGGCGGATTTACAGCTGCAGATCGAGGAGACGAACGCCGAGCTCGCGGTCGAGGACCTCCCCCGCGTCGAGGGCGACGCGGACCAGCTTCGGCAGGTGTTTCAGAACCTGCTCGCGAACGCGATCGAGTACAGCGGCGACGAACCGCCACGGATCGCCGTCGACGCCGAACGCAGGGGCGACCAGTGGGTGATCTCGGTCCGCGACGAGGGAATCGGGATCGATCCCGACGACCAGGGCCGCGTGTTCGAAGTCTTCCAGCGGCTGCACAGTCGCGAGGAACACCCCGGCACCGGGATCGGGCTGGCGCTCTGTCAGCGGATTCTCGAACGTCACGGCGGGGATATCTGGGTCGAGTCGGAGCCCGGCGAGGGGGCGACGTTCTCCCTGACGCTTCCCGCGGTCGGGGAGTCCGCCCGCTGA
- a CDS encoding DUF7518 family protein, with amino-acid sequence MSNNRVEQLESTVAELESTVEGLTDELIEAKERIRVLEAELDADTPTRVPERRNGETGTAATGGNETPEAEPDEVAEAAADADTEEATGDEAEDSGSDDIIVA; translated from the coding sequence ATGTCGAACAACCGCGTCGAGCAGCTCGAATCGACGGTTGCGGAACTCGAGTCGACGGTAGAGGGCCTGACGGACGAACTCATCGAGGCGAAAGAGCGGATCCGCGTCCTCGAGGCCGAACTCGACGCCGACACGCCGACGCGCGTCCCCGAGCGACGGAACGGGGAAACCGGGACGGCGGCGACCGGCGGGAACGAAACGCCCGAAGCCGAACCCGACGAAGTCGCCGAAGCGGCGGCCGACGCCGACACCGAGGAGGCCACCGGCGACGAAGCGGAAGACTCAGGTAGCGACGACATTATCGTCGCATAA